Part of the Nisaea sediminum genome is shown below.
CCGAGAGCACGGCGTCCATCAGGGCGCCGACACCGGAACTCTCGCAGACCTTTTCCAGCATCATCGGTGAGCCGTTTGAGAGGATTGCCGTCTTCAGCCCACGCGCTTTGAGTTTTTCAAGGACGCCGAGCACTTCGGGATAGGCATGCAGCGTGAGATAGCTGTCCATCAGCGCCTCGCGCAGGCCGGACGGACCGAGATTGCCGAGGACGGATTCGAGGCAAAAATCGAGCGCATCGCCGGTCACCTGCCAGAAATCGGCATGACGGTTCTGCAGCCCCCTCAACCAGGTGTATTGAAGCTGCTTCATCCGCCACATCTCGGACGTCCGGTCCGCCTGCGTCTCGGGTTCCGGAAACAGTCCGCGACATTGCGCGACGGCGGAATGGACGTCGAAAAGGGTTCCGTAGGCATCGAACACGCAGGCTTCGATCCCCGCGAAAGACGGATGGGCCGACATTGAGCGTTACTCCCCGAGTGGCGCCGACGCTTGATGCGCGTCGAGCAGGATTCCGCAAGCCGTAACGCACCAGACGTCGCGGGGGGAGACTTTATCCCAGGAAATCACGGGACTGTGACGCCCGCCGAGGCGGGCGCGGTACACGACGAGACCCTCGAGTACGCGTTGCACATAGTTCCGGGTCTCGCCGAAGGGAATGCGCTCGATCCAGTCGATCACGTCGATCCCGCCGTCGCGCGGGTCGCCGCGCTCGCGCAGCCAGCGGTCGACATTGCCGGGACCGGCATTGTAGGCGGCGATCGCAAGCACGTAATTGCCCGCGAAACGGTCGATCAGTCCGGAGAGATAGGCACGGCCGAGGCTGATATTGAAATAGGGATCCGCCGTCAGGCGGTTCTGTGAATAGCGCTGGTTCACCGATTTCGAGACCTGTCGGGCGGTCGCGGGCATAAGCTGCATGAGCCCGCGGGCTCCGGCGCGGCTCTGCGCCTTCTCGTCGAAACCGCTTTCCTGCCGGATGATGGCGAGCATCAGCGCAGGCTCCAGTGGACCGTGCTCCGTCGCGTAGCGTGTGGGATAACCCGTCTCCGCCAGCACGATGCCCTTGCGCGCGGCGTTCCTTGCGGCGCGGACGGCGATGTCGAGGTAGCCGAGTTCGCGCGCCAGCCGGGCGACCAGAACAGCCTGCGGCCCATCGTCGGCAAGCCAGGCCAGATGCAGGACGAAATCGCGCGCGAGCTCGTCCTGTCCGATCCGGCTGAGAGCGGAGGCGACCTGGACGAGTTCCGTCTGCTCGAATTCGCTTCGCATCTCGCGCGTCGGCTGCGGCTCGCGCGGGAGCTTGAAGTTGTCGGCGCTCAGCCGCGCCTGGGCGAGCTGACCGTAGAAGGTGGCCGGGTGTTCCGAAGCGCGCTTGTACCAGGAGCGCGCCAGGACGGTATCCTTGACGGTCTCGGATGCGCGGCCGGCCCAGTAGGCCGCCCGGGCGAGGCTGATCGATGTGCTCACGCCGTCATAGAGTCGGGTGAATGCGGCGAGCGCTTCCGCCGGCTTGTCGGCGAATCGCAGCGCGATCCAACCCGCATGCCATTCGGCCTCCGCGAAGGTCCGCCCGTCCTGCTGGATATGGGCCGCCGACAGCAAGTAGGCGTCCTCACTGCGATTCTCGTCGAGCGCGTAGCGGATCTGACGCGCCCGTTCGCTCCACCAGAGGTCGGCGAATTCCTGTTCCGCCGGAACCGACCAGAGCAGTTCGAGCGCGGAATCCTTCATGCCTTTCCGGTGGCGCCAGCGAAGCCGTTCATATTGCAGACCCGGATCGGACAGCAGCGCCTCCGGGACCCGATTGATCGCCCCGTCGACGCCCGGCGACTGGGTGCGGAGCGTCATGCGGGCAAGCGCAAGCTTCTGCTGGTCCTTCCCGACCAGCGGCAGGACGCGGCGGGCCGAGGTGATGTATCCGCGCCAGAGCATGCGGTCGAGCCGTATCCAGTGATCGTCGGCCCTGAGAAGGGACCGGTAGCGTTGCAGGAACGCCCGATGATCGGCCCGGCCGAAAGGCGTCTCGTGCCAGTAGGCGCGGGCGGCGGCGGCCAGGGCCTCCCGGTCGTTGCCGTCTTCAAGGCTACGGAGATATTTCAGCCGTCCTGCGGCGGAACGCGGAGCGGTCTCGGCGAACCAGGCGCGCTGTGCGGCAGGCGGAAGATCGTCCGGCATCCGCAGTTCCGCCAGATCGATCAATCTGCGCCGGTCCGGCCATGACGGGTTCTTCAGCAAGAAAGACGAGATCTCGTCGAAGCCTGCTCCACCGGCCGTGTCCTTCAGCCGGAGCCAGAGAAGGACCTTTTCCAGCTCCGGCCGCGCGGGTTCCCTGGCAAGATCAGCAACCGCGTTCCATTTCCCCTGTGTGGCGAAAGCGAAAGCGCGGCGGTATGCGGTCGAGCTGTCTTTCGGGACCAGCAGGTCGCCGGGGCGCGGCCTCGGCAGGGGCGGAGCCGCGTCCGCCGGCCGGATTTCGGGCAGCGGAACAGTTGCGGAACCCGCTTCCACCGGCAGGAATGCCACGACACCGCCCAGCAGGAACCCGGCGACGGACAGTGCCGCGCGCGGGATCGATCCATGTCGGAACAGCATTCGCAGAATTGTCCCCCAGTCGGTCAACATGACGCGCAGGATCGCCCAAGGTATCGAGAGACCGTGGGGAGCCCGTGCCCACAACATAATAGCAGGAAATAAGCGCAACGCTAAGTCACCGCGCGATATGGATGATTGCCGGCGAGGATTGCCGGGCTGCTCGGGCAGAGCCGTCCGGCCCGCGGAAAACCGCCGGGCCCGAAATGCTAGTTCTTGTCCCTCTGCGGCGCTGGGCGTATGGTCGCCGTCTTTCTAAAACCAATGCCAATCGGCAGGAGACGAGTCGTGGCCTACAATGCTGGAAATCCGATGTTCAAGGGATCCCTGGTAGCATTGATCACGCCGTTCAAAAACGGCGCGGTCGACGAGGCCGCGTTCCGAAAATTTGTCGACTGGCAGATCGAGGAGGGAACGGAGGGCCTGATCCCGACCGGGACGACGGGCGAATCCCCCACCCTCAGTCATGACGAGCACAAGCGTGTGGTTGAGCTCTGCATCGAGCAGGCCGCCGGCCGCGTGCCGGTGATTGCAGGAACCGGTTCGAACTCGACCGAAGAGGCGATCGAGCTGACGCAGCATGCCAAGGAGGCAGGCGCCGACGCCGCGCTGATCGTCACCCCCTACTACAACAAGCCGACCCAGGAGGGCATGTACCGCCATTTCAAGGCGATTGCCGATGCGGTTGATATTCCGATCATCATCTACAATATCCCGCCGCGTAGCGTGATCGACATGTCGGTCGAGACCATGAAGCGGCTGGCGGAGATCCCGAACATCGTCGGGGTCAAGGACGCGACGGCGAGCGCCACGCGTCCGATCGAGACCCGCCTCGCGATCGGTCCGGACTTCTGCCAGCTTTCCGGCGAGGACGGAACCGTGGTGCCGTATCTCTCCCAGGGCGGCCATGGCTGCATCTCGGTGACCGCGAACGTGGCACCGGGCCCGCTGTCGCGGATGCACAAGGCCTGGGGCGAGGGCGACCTCGACACCGTGCGGACGATCAACGACCGGCTCTATCCGCTGCATCAGGCCCTGTTCTGCGAGAGCAGCCCGGGCCCGGTGAAATATGCGGCGAGCCTGCTCGGCATCTGCGAGGCGACCGCGCGTCTGCCGATCTGCGAGATCGCCGACAGCAGCAAACAGAAAGTGGAATCCGCCCTCCGGCATGCCGGTCTGCTGAACTGATCAGCGGGCCGGGACCGGTCCGGCGGTTGAAGGAAATCTCCCATGTCGGGACAGACATCCGGCGATCACGTGATCGCCAAGAACCGCCGTGCGCGGCACGACTACTTTATCGAGGACACCATCGAAGCCGGTCTGGTGCTGACCGGCTCCGAGGTGAAAAGCCTGCGTGACGGCAAGGCGAGCATCGGCGAGTCCTATGCGGGACAGGACCGGGGCGAGCTGACGCTGTTCAATGCGCATATTCCCGAATACCCCGCGGCCGAGCCGTTCAATCACGAACCGCGCCGGCCGCGGCGCCTCCTGGTGCACAGGAAGGAGCGGGACCGGCTGCTCGGCCTGATCCAGCGCGAGGGCGCGACTCTCGTGCCGCTGCAGCTCTATTTCAACCGCCGAGGCATCGCCAAGCTCGCGCTCGGCATCGCCAAGGGCAAGAAGAAGCTCGACAAACGCGAGACCGAGAAGAAACGGGACTGGCAGCGCGAGAAGGCGCGGCTGATTCGCGATAAGAACTGAGGCGGCGCTTCAGCCGCGGTCGACGATGCCGCGGATCGTTCGGAACACATCCTCAAACATCTCTTCGGTGAGCTTGCCCGTGTTCGTGTTGTAGCGCGAGCAATGGTAGGAATTGACCAGCGTCAGACCGCCGCCGGGTTCGTGCACGCTGTTGTGGCCGAACTTGAAGCGGTTCTTCGGAATACCCAGCGCGGAAAGCACCGCGCCGTGGGCGAGGCCGCCGAGCGCGAGCACGACGCGGCGCGGACCGCCGAGTTCCATCTGCAGAAACGGCGCGCAGGCCTTCACCTCGGCGCCGATCGGCTTGTTCTCCGGCGGCACGCAGCGCACCGCGTTGGTGATGCGGCAATCGACGAGTGCGAGATCGTCCAGGCCCTCGCGGTCGTAGCTGCCGCTGGTGAAACCGAAACGGCCGAGCGTCTGGTAGAGCAGGTCGCCTGCATAGTCGCCCGTGAAGGGCCGCGCGGTCCTGTTGGCGCCGCGCAGACCCGGGGCGAGACCGACGATTAGGAAGGCCGCGTCCTTCGGGCCGAAAGAGACGACCGGGCCGTTATGCCAGTCGGGAAACTTTTCCCGGTTGGCTATGCGGAAATCGACGAGACGCGGGCAGAGCGGGCAGTCGCGTCCCGGCTCGGCAAGAGAGGCAGTCGCTGAGGGCATGGAATCGGAACGCGTCCGCTCAATAGTTCGGGCGCCGCGGCGTCACTTCCGCCTCGTCGAGGTCCTCGTAATCGTCGTCCTCGTCGGCATCGTCCTCGAACCGCGCCTGCTGCGGACGCGGCGGACGGTCCTGGTGGCTGCGGGCGATCTTTGCCTGGAAGTCCTGCAGCTCGAGGAAGTGGTCCGCCTGACGGCGGAGTTCGTCGGCGATCATCGGCGGCTGCGATTTCACCGTAGAGACGACCGTAACACGGACGCCTTTGCGCTGAACTGCCTCGACGAGTCGGCGAAAATCGCCGTCGCCCGAGAACAGCACCACGTGATCGAGATGTTCGGACATTTCGAGGACATCGATCGCCAGTTCGATATCCATGTTGCCCTTGATCTTCCGGCGGCCCGATGCGTCTGTATATTCCTTGGTCGGCTTGGTGACCATGGTGTAGCCGTTATAGTCCAGCCAGTCGACCAGCGGCCGGATCGGCGAGTATTCCTCGTTCTCGATCAGGGCGGTGTAATAGAAAGCCCTGACCAGCCGGCTTTCATCGGCAAAGACGGAGAGCAGTTTGCGGTAATCGATGTCAAAGCCCAGCGACCGGGCCGCTGAATACAGATTGGCGCCATCGATAAACAGACCGGTTCTCTCCTGAGGGTAAAAATGCATAAAGGTTTTCCTTTGTTTTTATCTGCTCTTCCGCGCAATAGAGCAATGGCTGCGGCTGTCCGCAAGTAACGTCAGGTTGTGATTGTGCCGCGCCAAATTTCAGAAAAATTGCCGTTCTTTTCTGCCGGACAACTGGCTATACCAAAGTTTCCCCGCTGGCTCAATTTCATTGCTTCCGACCAGAGACGGTAGAACCTTGCCCATGATATTTTTAGGTGTCGGGGCCAACCTTCCGAGCCCGAGCTTTTCCTCTCCGCGCGAGACCCTGGAGGCGGCGGTGCGCGACCTCGGCAGAGCCGGCGTCGTCGCGCGTGCGGTGTCCCGCTGGTACGAGACCGCGCCGGTGCCGATGTCCGACCAACCCTGGTATGTGAACGCGGTCTACCGGGTCGAGACCGACCTGGATCCGGTTCGGCTTCTCGAGGTGCTGCACCGGGTCGAGTCGGACTATGGACGCGTGCGCGGAGAGGTGAACGGACCGCGTGTGATCGATCTCGATCTGCTGGACTATCGCGGGCTGTGCCGAGACGGAGCCGAAGGCGGTCCGGTGCTGCCGCACCCGAGGCTCCATGAACGGGCCTTCGTGCTGCTGCCGCTGTGCGATCTGGCACCGGGCTGGAAGCATCCTCGGTCCGGAGCGTCAATCGATAGTCTGATCGCTGAGCTGGATCCGGAACAGGCGGCGCACGTGCTCGGTTCCTGAAAGAAGGGCGCGTTTCCTGACCTAAATCGCTTGCTCCGGCTCTCTCGAACCAATATATATCTTCCTTTCCGGTATCTTTTGAAACGGGACGCAAACCCATGGCACGGGTCACGGTTGAAGACTGCATTTTGGAAATTCCGAACCGGTTCGATCTGGTGATGGTCGCTGGCCAGCGCGCGCGGGACATCTCCGCGGGCAGCCAGCTGACGGTCGATCGGGATAACGACAAGAACCCGGTCGTGGCGCTGCGCGAGATCGCGGACCGCACGGTCGATATCGAGGGGCTTCAGGAAGCGCTCGTGAAGGGGCTGCAGCGGATTGTCGAGGATGACGGTCCGGAAGAAGAGGACATGAGCGCGCTCGAAGCCGATGGCGGGGCCGCCATCGAGGACGCTGCGGACGCGCTGGGCATGCAGATCCAGTCCGCACAGGATGAAAGCGCCGGCGGCGGATTCGAGGACGTTGATGACGAGGTCCTCGGACGCGAGGGGTAAGCCTCTCCGGCTTCCCGTTTTTTGCTCTCTCCACCGCAATGGAGCCGGAGCCGCTCTGTGCGGGTCTGACACCGTGAGCGCGCTCCCGCATAGTCCCGAGGGGCGCGCATGATCCGCCAATACGAGCTGGTCGAACGGGTCAAGAGCTACGATCCAGGCATGGACGAGGATGCGCTGAACCGCGCCTATGTCTATGCCATGAAGATGCACGGCTCGCAGAAGCGGGCGTCGGGCGATCCCTATTTCTCCCATCCGCTCGAGGTCGCCGGAATCCTCACCGACATGCGCCTCGATACCAGCACCATCATCACGGCGCTGCTCCACGACACTATCGAAGACACCGACGCCACGCCCGAGGATATCAAGCAGCTCTTCGGCGCCGATATCCTGCGGCTGGTCGACGGCGTCACCAAGCTGACCCGGATCGAGCTCCAGTCCGACCGGACCAAGCAGGCGGAGAATTTCCGCAAGCTTGTCCTCGCCATGAGCGAGGATATCCGTGTCCTCCTGGTGAAGCTGGCCGACCGCGTGCACAACATGCGGACGCTGCACTTCATTTCCTCCGAGGAAAAGCGCCGCCGCATCGCCGCCGAGACGATGGATATCTACGCTCCGCTCGCCGAGCGCATCGGTATCCAGTCCATGCGGGACGAGCTCGAGGATCTGGCCTTCGCGGAACTGAATCCGGATGCGCGGACCTCGATCCTGAAGCGCCTCGACTTTCTCTATGACGAGGGCAGCGACACGGTCGACCGGATCATCGGCGAACTGCTGGAGACGTCGAAAGGCGTCGGCCTGGAGCCGGATATCTCGGGGCGCCGCAAATCGCCCTATTCGGTCTGGCTGAAGATGCAGCGCAAGGATGTCGGCTTCGAACAGCTCTCCGATATCATGGCGTTCCGCCTCGTCGTCGAAAACTTGGGCGAATGCTATCAGCTTCTCGGCGCCGTTCACGGCAAGTACCCGGTCATTCCGGGCCGTTTCAAGGATTACATCAGCACACCGAAGCCGAACGGCTACCAGTCGCTCCATACCGGCATTATCGGCCCGCTGAAAAAGCGGATCGAGATCCAGATCCGGACCCGCGAGATGCATCAGGTCGCCGAACTCGGTGTCGCCGCGCACTGGGTCTACAAGGAAGGCCCGGAACATAGCCGCGAAGGCAAGAAGTACCGCTGGATACGCGAGCTTCTCGAAATTCTCGAGCATGCCTCGGGACCGGAGGAATTCCTCGAGCACACCAAGCTCGAGATGTATCAGGACCAGGTCTTCTGCTTCACGCCGAAAGGCGACCTGATCTCGTTGCCGCGCGGCGCGACCCCGGTGGATTTCGCCTACGCGGTGCATTCCGAGGTCGGCGACCGCTGTGTCGGCGCCCGGATCAACGACCGGCTGATGCCGCTGACCACGCCGCTGAAGAACGGCGACCAGGTCGCGGTCTCTACCTCCAAGACCTCGACCCCGTCGCCGACCTGGGAGCAATTCGTCGTCACCGGCAAGGCGAAGGCGCGGATCCGGCGTTTCGTCCGGCTGCAGCGGCGCCAGCAATTCGCCGATCTCGGCCGCGCCATCATGCAGAAGGTGTTCCGCCAGGAGGCGCAGAAATACTCTGACAAGCTGCTGGAACCGATCCTCTCCAAGTTCCAGTCCGAGACCGTCGAGGATCTTCTGGCCGGCGTCGGCGAAGGTGTGCTGAGCGACCGCGAAGTGCTGCATGCCGCCGTTCCGGAGACCCGTCCGGCGCCCGGCAAGCAGAATGTCGTGCCGATCACCCGGGCGCGCACCAAGACGCGCAAGGGGTCCGCGGACGCGGTGCCGCTCCGCGGTCTTATTCCTGGCATGGCGGTGCATTACGCGCGCTGCTGCCATCCGCTGCCGGGCGAGCGCATCGTCGGGATCGTGACCACGGGCAAGGGCGTGACGATCCACACGATCGATTGCGACACGCTGGAGAATTTCCATGCGACGCCGGAGCGCTGGCTCGACGTTTCCTGGGATCTCGAGTCGGAAAACGGTATGCATGTCGGCAGGCTCGACGTGGTTCTGGCGAACGAGCCGGGCAGCCTCGGCAGTCTCTCGACCGTCATCGGCAAGAGCCGCGGCAATATCATCAACCTGAAGATCGTCAATCGTTCGACCGACTTTTTCGAGCTGTTCATCGATGTTGAGGTGGGCGATGTTCGTCATCTGACGGAAATCATCGCGGCTCTGCGCGCAACTCCCGTGATCAATTCTGTGGATCGCGCGCGAGGCTGACCCAAATATAAGAGGGCGCCGACGCTCCGGTGGCAGGAGCTTTGAAACGGCGTCCATTGACTTCGCAGTGGGAAAGGTTCGGCGTCCATGTTCAAGCGCCGGCAAATGCCGGGTATTGGATCGAAGGTCAGGGAGTTGGTCTGGCCGCGGATGGGGTTTGCGCGTCTCTGGCGCTATCTGCTCCATCGGCTCGGCCGCATGCCCGGGACGCCCTACAGCATTGCCGCCGGTTTCGCCTGCGGGGCGGCGGCTTCCTTCACTCCTCTGATCGGTTTCCATTTCATTCTGGCGGGCCTTTTCGCCTGGGCGATCCGCGCCAACATCCTCGCCTCGGCGATCGGAACCGTGATCGGCAATCCCTGGACCTTTCCTTTCATCTGGCTCTGGATCTACAAGGTCGGGGGCTGGATCATGGGCGCGCCGGAAGACGGACCGCCGCCGCAATTGACCTTCGATATGGTCGTGGGAATCATTTCAGGAGAAACTCTGGGGCAGAGCCTTGATCTGCTTCTGACCATGATGGTCGGCGGCCTTCTGACCGGAGCAGGCGTCTGGGTTCTCTTCTACCTGCCCTTGTCGGGGATGATCCACGGCTACCGGGCGCGAAAGATCCAGCGGCGTGCGGACGTCGTGGCCAGAAAATCCGCGCGGGACCGTCTGCTCGAGGGACAGGTCTCCGAACAGGGAGCGGGAAATCGATGAGTTATCTCAGGCTCGGTGTGAATATCGATCACGTGGCGACGATCCGGAACGCCCGGGGCGGTCAGCATCCGGACCCTGTCCGCGCAGCGCGCCTCGCGGCGGAAGCAGGCGCGGACGGCATCACCGCGCATCTGAGGGAAGACCGCCGGCATATTTCCGACGGCGATATCGAGCGCCTGACCCGGGAAATCGACCTGCCGCTCAATTTCGAGATGGCGGCGACCGACGAGATGCTGGAGATCGCTCTGAAACACCGGCCGCATGCGGCCTGCATCGTGCCGGAAAAGCGCGAGGAGGTGACGACCGAGGGCGGCCTGGACGCGGCCGGTCTGCACAATCATCTCACCCGTTTCTGCTCCGAGCTGAAAGGGGCGGGGATCCGGGTCTCGCTTTTCATCGAGGCGGACAAGCGGCAGATCGACGCCGCGGTTTCGCTCGGCGCGCCCGTGGTCGAACTGCATACGGGCGCCTATTGCGAGGCCACGACCGACGCGGAGCGGGCGGCGCATCTGGAACGGATCCGCGAGGCGGCGCGCTATGGCGCCGGACGCGGCATCGAGATGCATGCGGGACACGGCCTTTCCTTCGACACCGTCGGCCCGATCGCGGAGATGCCCGAGTTCCACGAACTGAATATCGGACACTTCCTTATCGGAGAAGCGATCTTCGGAGGATTGGACAGCTCGATCCGACGCATGCGCGCGCTGATGGACAAGGCTCGCGCCGGCGCCTCCGGCAGGGTCGGCGCCTGAGTTCGGCATGATCCTCGGCATTGGCAGCGATCTCGTCGATATCACCCGCATCGAGCGGTCCATCGAGCGCTTCGGCGACCGCTTTCTTGCCCGGATCTTCACCGAGAGAGAGCGCGCGCGGGCAGATGCGAAGGCCAATCGCGCGGCGGTCTACGCCAAGCGTTTCGCGGCCAAGGAAGCGATCTGGAAAGCGCTCGGCGAGGAAGACCGGGCCGGAATCCAGTGGCGCGAGCTGGAAGTGGTCAATGATGCGTCCGGCAAGCCCTCCTTCGAACTCAGCGGCGTCGCTGCCGCCCGTCTGAGAGCGATCACGCCGGACGGCTATGTCGCGCGTGTCGACCTCAGCCTGACGGACGAGCCGCCGATGGCGCAGGCCTTCGTCGTCATTTCAGCCGAAGCTCCCGGTCTGCGGGACAAAGTCCGTGCCTAGGGCGTCCGGCTTGCCGTTGCCGGGCGAATGCGGCATACATGGCGCCTTGCCCGCCGCTGCCGCGGACGGCCGATGACGGACCCCCGCCATCGATCAGAGATCTGAAAGACCATCACCGCGCCCCCGGGAGTACCATGCGGGAATTTATCAAGACTCTCGTCTACGCCATTCTGATAGCGGTCGCCTTCAGGACCGTCGCGTACGAGCCCTTCAATATCCCCTCGGGCTCGATGTTCCCGACTCTCCTGGTCGGAGATTATCTGTTCGTCTCGAAGCCGTCCTATGGTTATAGCCGGCATTCGCTGCCGTTCTCGCCGCCTCTGTTCGATGGCCGCATTCTCGCCTCTGCGCCGGAGCGGGGCGACGTCGCCGTGTTCAAGAAGCCGACGGACGAGGCGACGGATTACATCAAGCGGGTGATCGGCCTGCCGGGTGACCGGATCCAGATGAAGCAGGGACGGCTCTACATCAACGGCGAGATCGTGCCCCGGCGACGCGTCGAGGATTACGTGATGACCGATCCCTACGGCCGCACGGTGTCGATCCCGCAATATATCGAAACGCTTCCGAATGGCGTCGAGCACCACATTCTCGAGCAGCTGGGCGACCGCGCGCAGCATGACAACACGCGAGAATTCGAAATCCCCGAAGGTCTCTATTTCATGATGGGCGACAACCGGGACAACTCCCTCGACAGCCGGGACGGCTCCGTCGGCATGGTGCCGTTCGAGAATTTCGTCGGCCGCGCCGAGTTCCTGTTCTTCTCCACCGACGGCAGTGCCCGGGGCTACGAGTTCTGGAAGTGGCCGTTCGCGACACGCTACAGCAGGTTGTTCCAGGCCATTGAGTGACCGCACGATGGAAGCCGACCTCGGAGAACTCGAAGACCTTCTCGGCCACAAATTCGGTCATACCGACGTGCTGCGACGTGCGGTCACGCATGCGAGCGCGGAACCCCGGGCCTGGAACGCTTACGAGCGGCT
Proteins encoded:
- the acpS gene encoding holo-ACP synthase; amino-acid sequence: MILGIGSDLVDITRIERSIERFGDRFLARIFTERERARADAKANRAAVYAKRFAAKEAIWKALGEEDRAGIQWRELEVVNDASGKPSFELSGVAAARLRAITPDGYVARVDLSLTDEPPMAQAFVVISAEAPGLRDKVRA
- the lepB gene encoding signal peptidase I: MREFIKTLVYAILIAVAFRTVAYEPFNIPSGSMFPTLLVGDYLFVSKPSYGYSRHSLPFSPPLFDGRILASAPERGDVAVFKKPTDEATDYIKRVIGLPGDRIQMKQGRLYINGEIVPRRRVEDYVMTDPYGRTVSIPQYIETLPNGVEHHILEQLGDRAQHDNTREFEIPEGLYFMMGDNRDNSLDSRDGSVGMVPFENFVGRAEFLFFSTDGSARGYEFWKWPFATRYSRLFQAIE